attaGCTCACAGTAATTTATTTATTCTAATAGATCTAATTGTGATCTAGTTGATTATGAAAATGCAGGTTATTTATCTAGCCCGTGCGAGCTAGATCTTACACGAGTTACTTAGTACATAtagaagattttttatattatggCAGCTTATGAAGCATATTAGAACAACTACTTTAAATCATGCAGCGACATTGATGATGTACAAAACTAACCAATATGTTCTTATGTGAAGATAAAGCATCAAATGATGacatcaatattcaacaaaaattcttcaaaagacaacctGTCAGACTTATTTACAAAAGCAATTATCAACTCCGACATTTGAAAAGCTTAAGCACAACATTGAAATGTGACAACTCGGAGAATTCAAGTGATGTACTCATGAAAGGGAGTAAAAATACTGCATTCTTTTCTTGACTATGATTTTTTCCATTAGGTCTTCCTAGCAATGTTTTTAATGAGACAATTATTAAAGTataaaatgatgtactctttttccttcactaggattttttcccatagggttttttcctagtaaggttttaacgaggcatttattttatataatatggacatCTAAAGGGGGAGTATTATAAATATTCTACTTATTATTAGATGTCCACAACCTCTTTAGATTACAAATTCATCAAATAACCTCCTCATCAATTTCCATAACTTTCTTATCCCctatttatgtttaattttgtaaccattattcttacaaccctataaataaaggttgtagagatcatttgtatacATATAACAATTGAGATCAATTGTCTTCTTTATTATTCTCTTAGATTGTTTCattgttctttatttcataacataaATGAAATAGTATATGAGTTTTTAGTTTGGACGGTAGAGATACGGATTTAGGCCTTGCACGCCATCCGAGTGTACCTCTTTAGAGAGTGTCGCTCAGTCCCTATTTTGGTGGATGCATGAggttgcctcaaaaggtttctatTCTTTGGatgattttcttttgtttattggCTAATGAGGtaagaaaatgcaaaaaaaaaaaaaaaaaaaaaaaaaaaaacgaataaCTCTATTGGTTAGTGTCAAGTAAATATATATGCTAAATTAAGAAGAAAGGCaggttttaaatttaaaaataaaatatttagttTTAACCATTATCTTTTTTACTTACAAAGTAACCTAATTCAACTTAAAATTGTcctaatttcaatttttttaaaaaaattctaacCTCTATAGTTTTAGGAAGTTGAAATATTTAAGGATATTTTGTTTTCactaaaattatttaaaaccgTCAAtcaatggaaataacaattgaCCTATAAAATATCAGTcctttagaaaacaaaaacttatTAATTGGATGTGGATGAGACGGAAGCTCACTCTATTTCGTGACTCTGCCCTTAGTTGTACTAGCAGATTTTACCACGTCGTTCACAAGATAAAACTACCACAATGTTTGATCAAGTTTGCACTAAATttattgttaaaagaaaaaaagaaaacctttCTACTTTTGAATAACATTTCTTGagaataaaacttttaaaataagaaTTGAGAGGAATTAAGAACAGAAGAAGAGTTGCTATGTTAAGAAGTGAGGAATGAGTATTCTTATATAGGGGTGAAGACAATAAATGCAAAAGCTGGTTGAGAATGGATATGAGGTAGAACTCGTTAATTCAACACTTGTTTTGCAAACTTAGTTTGGCTCTTTTGAGCATGATCCTCTATAGCCAATTGAACCTACGACCAAGaccaatatttttatttttaccccaataatattttaaataaaaaaaaaattctttttctgACCTgaccttttttctcttttattattattttttaacaaaTCTCACAAAcatattttcattaaaattttagcattACACTCTACTAAGTTTCCTAAAATGTAAGCTAGATTTGTATTAAACTAAGTTAAAGCTTTGGACATAGGAATTTAAAGGGGCACTTTTAAATTTACTAAGAACCAACATGAACATCAAACTAAAAATAATGGAAGATATTAGTTACTGAaatgaacatttaaaaaaatacacaaatagaaatgaaagaaaaaacacaaGCATGTTAGATCTAAGTAGTACTACTTTAACCTTTAAATTATGATCATCAAATCCTAACACTCCCCCACCCACATGTaaccaaaaataaataaatgcgGATATGATAATAAAGGCAAGTATGATTATATTCTCTAAAATAGAATATCAATTCCCTTATCCCAAATTTGTTGAACAAGCCAAAGCCCAAAATTACAATTTAACAAGAAATAatcagagagagagagagaaagagttCAGTTAGCAAACAAGAAAAATACACACAGTTGGATCATTTGTTGTAGTTATAAAGTCAGTGTAAACAGCACACACAACTAACAACTCGATTTTAGTTTTTGAGTAATAGATTTACATACTAAATAAAGACAAATTTTGGGTAGAAATCTCAAAAGATTTTAATTCCTAATGTGTTAATCTATCTCAAATTGATTTGGAGTGTTGTCTCAAATGGTTTTTGGTTATGGAAATTAACCAAATTTAGTTTAGTTTCTTGAAACTGTCCACCTCCCTAAGTCCCAAAACACCCACCAATTTTGAACCTTCTTTCAAcagaaaaattgaaagaaaaaaaattctcacCATTGCCAACTTGTTTTTCCTCAACTGTAACTCAACTTCAATCatggcttcttcttcttcttcttcttcttcttcttcttcttcttcttcttcttcctcttcttcctctacTTTAATCCCACTTCTCTTCCAACCCATTTCCCCTTCACATCCACCACCATGGAAGACGAAGCTTCCTCCAGTTTACTTTCACATATCAAGAATCCTATCCTAACAGAGGAAGTTTCAGATTCTAATTTCACATATTATGCCATACCTGAAGCCAAGCGCCCGAGATTGGACAATGATCTTAATGATGTTATAGCCGTCGGAAAATTCAAAGGCGTTGTACCGCAACAGAATGGGCGTTGGGGAGCACAAATCTACGCGAATCATCAGAGGATTTGGCTTGGTACCTTCAAAACAGAGAAAGACGCTGCTATGGCTTATGATAGCGCCGCTATCAAGCTTCGAACTAGAGATTCTCACCGGAATTTCCCTTGGACTCGTCGAACAATCGAGGAACCTAATTTTCAAGTCAAATTCTCTACAGATGCCGTTTTGAGTATGATCAAAGACGGATCGTATTACTCCAAATTTTCCGCTTATTTACGAACACGATCACAAATTCACGACACGAATTTACAGAATCCTAAAAAACTCGACAATGGCGATGGCGATAGCCTTTTCTCTTGTAGTCATCTATTCCAGAAGGAATTAACACCGAGCGATGTTGGGAAGTTGAATCGACTCGTAATCCCTAAAAAATACGCTGTGAAACATTTCCCGTACATCAGCGAAAGCGCAGAGGTGAACGGCGACGATATCGAAATCGTGTTCTACGATACGTCGATGAAGACATGGAAGTTCCGATACTGTTATTGGAGGAGTAGCCAGAGTTTCGTGTTTACTAGAGGGTGGAATCGCTTCGTGAAGGAGAAGAAACTAAAGGCCAACGACATTATCACGTTTTACACATACGAGAGCTGTGGAAGAGATGAGAATGGCGGATCATTGAACTTCATTGACGTAATCTACAAGAAATCGGAGGATGATCAGAGCGAAAGTAGTTGCTTAGCGGCGGAGAAAGAGAGTGTCAAGAATGAGAAAATATTGGAGAGGGAAGAATTAAGGCAAAATCAGGAGAAGGAttatgagaagatgaagaagaaggaaatttTGAGCTTTGAATTGAATCGTAATGATAAGAAAGTTGGGGAAAAGCGAGTCAGACTATTTGGAGTGCATATtaattgaaatgaaattaggaATTTCAATTAGGGCTTTTAACCATAATAGATCATGGAATTGTCATATTATCTTTACTTGTTCTGTCGTAAAAGAAACATTTAAGAAGGTCGAGAGATCTGAACATACTATCTAATTATTAGGTATGTCGAAGGAGAGAAGTGTGCATGAATCTTAGTACCTAAAATTTGATTCTACTTTATCAAGACAAGTAATGTATTTTGGAAGAAAGAAGTCTCTTTGGTTGAAAGAAGGGTTGCGAGAGGCCAAGGATAGACGAGTGGACAATCGTGTTGAAAAGATGAAAAAacattatgatatatatatttatgtcaTTTCCCTTGTGCCCCtattaattaatgaatatataAACATGAATAATTTGTATCTAATTTTCCGATTTTCAAAGCTCGAGCACTTTGGCAGGTGGAAAATAAAAGAGTGATTTGTACGGTGTTTCCTCGTTGAACCATAACGGCCATCATTCTAGCAAGTGGCAAAGAAAGGAAGTGATTtaatataattgacaactctcTATCTTCTTTAATTGGAGAAATGAGAAAAATAGTTGTAAATactttagttaacaaatgtgCATACTTGACTATAATATTTCCTATACTTTCCTAGGTACAACATTAATTACAAGCCACTCGAACCGCTATGTGTTCTTCAAATGCGAaagtttatttttctttactCGTCTTCTTATGTGGCATAGAACATCAAACTACACGGAGGTCATCTATGCTAGCTCAATGGATTTACTATCGTTTCTCTATAGCTTCTAAGCAATCGAGGATTGAATCTCCCAACTGAAGTGTTTAATCACCTTttgctttgattttttttagattaaaattatacaaaaagtaaaataggATTACAAGAACTAAGTATGTTATGAATTCAGAAAGGTTAAGCGTAGAattaaggagaaaaaaaagataacGTACCTTTGAAGAAACTATTTTCTACTATGATACTTCTTCTCCAATTAATCGAACTCCTCTTCTTTGAACGCCTCCAGAAGAGTTCCATACCATCACCGGTGGGAGTCTTCTTTTGAAAGAGTAGAGGAATTCAAGGAGAATAAAAATTACCtagtatttttttatataaattttcataaatataacaaactactaaaatatttatgatttgtgtaacaaagtccataaggttagctattttttaaatatttcaggtttgcctttttgtctttcttctccccttcgatttctttctatcatctttcttcctttcctgtttttctttttcctctacgatttctttccatcgtatttctttttttcctcttcttttttgaggtcgtttaaatttagatttagttattaaatctgatttctttcaatcgtctttcttttttttttctcttcttcttttttcgctgtgatttctttccatcgtctttattcttttcctcctctttttttagtcatttagattaggtaaccaaatctaaaatatcgtgtataaagaatcttgaaaaaaatcatttagattgaagtagttaaacctaaacgatcgtgtaccaaaagaattaaaaaaatcgtttagccaaatctaaacaatcgtataccaaagaatcttggaaaaaataaacgattgtataaacaaatctaaacgatcgtaaaccaaaagaatcttgaaatttttagttttaaagatcgtgtaccatattttaaaaaaaatcgttttgatttggatatccaaatgtaaacgatcgtttacttaaatctaaacgatcttgtaaccaaatctaaacgaccaaatctaaacgatcgtctaccCAACAATACTCAAATCGTTAACGGatcatttttggtattttccattggaGGCCTgtaggctttttccattttagAAATTGTTCTGTTCGTacgagattttcgaagaaatttggttcgtggagttgaacttgtgtttgatttgatgcgatgtggttcgatctctagaatttgatcctctgattctctctcgactggatgcttacgcttgatttgaagaagcggagcatgtgatgttcttgaagttggagtttcgaaggtggtcgacttcaggagcTGGGGAATcttatcttcaaaggagcttcaatcttcgagggtggtcgacttcaggagcTGGGGAGTCTTCTCTTGGGAGAATTATCTTTAGACCTTCTAGagtccattttttttttacaaatgaagagaactcctctatttatagagttctctaGTGGGATTTTATTGGATTTGAGCCTAgtttggtccatggaccatacccatagGCTCAATCACATGTATTTAGGtcattaagcttattttttggcttaattgaattttagtctAAGTAaatataataggtagcaatttttagaataattattaagtatgtagcaatatttaaaaaaaattgcaaatatagcaaagtttatcaatgatacacttctatcgtttatagactcttatggtttatcagtgatagaccaacatttgctacatggtctatcggtgatagactcctatcattgatagattttgatagattttgctaaatttgtaatttttttaaaatgttgctatatacttaattattttgaatataattgctacatttgcaactatccctaatatttaattgaaccaaaataattaatttaatccaatttgtctttaaatttaattcgggacacatgccaatttttagttaatcccaaatacaattattttagtaaatgacatgacaatttgtaattggtttcaaaatttcttattcaacatgttctatacagtgtaaatattcaacatgttctatacagtgtaaatattttgttctatatggtgtaaatattttgtcgctttgttatattttttaaaagactcctattttttttctatatattttttatcaAGAGTTAATTTTTGCATTTAATCGACACAAAATCATTTTGCATTATTTAAACAAAAGGGAGGGTGCAATTGCTCGCCTTCCCACTCCCCCTTCCTCAAGGGTGcgttaattaattagttaattgattattatttaactaaaactaaataataattaatgtgattaaatttctcatatttaattaaataaacatattaTTCATACTCAAATGTATATTTCTCTCTAATCTATAGTTTTCATATAAATTTTACtcatattattttaatttttaaattataatcaaatacattatctctgtcatatcaatttaaattagAATCTTGTTCGTAATTTACAATATAATAATATACTTGCTTGTTATTTTTTGTGCATATTGTTGAATAAAATtctagaaggtctagagagaattctcttCCAAGAGCCAGAAAACTCCTTAACTCCTAAAACCGACcgccctcgaagattgaagttcgtttgaagatacaaactttctttcaagactcaaacttcaagaacatcatgtGCTCTGCTTCCTCAAACTAAGAGTAAGCATCTAGAcaagagagaatcagaggatcaaatcctagagatcaaaccacattccatcaaattaacataaatataacatcaacacaagtttaactttacgaatcaaatttctccgaaAATCTCATGTGGACACATATAGTTTAGGGATTCAGTGTGTGTTCCATTTAGATTCTTAATGTTTGAGTTTGCGCGATTGGGATGTGAGATCAATTAAATTCATATCACAAATCTCTCTATGCAGTGAGTCATGGTCATTGCATGCGAGATAATCAATATATCTCTAACCCTCGCGTAGTTACTAAATCTTAGttaagtacaagttttcctatagCTTGCCCAATTGTAAGGGAAACTATAGGTTTCCTAAAAGTCCGGGATCAAACACAGGGAA
The sequence above is drawn from the Cucumis melo cultivar AY chromosome 2, USDA_Cmelo_AY_1.0, whole genome shotgun sequence genome and encodes:
- the LOC103492496 gene encoding AP2/ERF and B3 domain-containing transcription factor At1g50680-like; its protein translation is MEDEASSSLLSHIKNPILTEEVSDSNFTYYAIPEAKRPRLDNDLNDVIAVGKFKGVVPQQNGRWGAQIYANHQRIWLGTFKTEKDAAMAYDSAAIKLRTRDSHRNFPWTRRTIEEPNFQVKFSTDAVLSMIKDGSYYSKFSAYLRTRSQIHDTNLQNPKKLDNGDGDSLFSCSHLFQKELTPSDVGKLNRLVIPKKYAVKHFPYISESAEVNGDDIEIVFYDTSMKTWKFRYCYWRSSQSFVFTRGWNRFVKEKKLKANDIITFYTYESCGRDENGGSLNFIDVIYKKSEDDQSESSCLAAEKESVKNEKILEREELRQNQEKDYEKMKKKEILSFELNRNDKKVGEKRVRLFGVHIN